The region GGTATAATGAAACTGTGTAAAAATTTTGCAAAGGAGTTGATTACAATTAGCAATACTACCATAGAATTGCTTAAAAATCACGTTTCTATTAGGAAATTTAAAGATAAGGATATAGACAAAAATATGATTGATACCATAATCGAATGTGCGCAGATGGCACCTACATCTAATAATCTTCAAACCTATACAATAATCGAAGTTAGAGATAAGAAGAAAAAAGAAGATTTATCTAAAATAGCTGGAAACCAGCCTTGGGTAGCTGAAGCACCAGTAGTTTTGTTGTTCTGTGCTGATTTACATAGGAGTAAAAAGTATATCCAGGTTGACGACCCGGGAATATTTAGTAATGCTGAATTATATACGGTAGCTGTTATGGATACAGCATTGGCAACCCAGAAAGCTTTAATAGCTGCTCAAAGTTTAGGATTAGGTGGAGTTATTGTAGGAGGTATAAGAAATGATATGAAGGCAGTTCATGATATGTTTAAATTGCCAAATTTAGTTGCACCATTATTCCTACTATGCTTAGGATATCCAGACCAAAGCCCAGAATTAAAACCAAGGCTGCCAAAGGACATAATTCATAAAATAGATTATTACGATGAACATAAGGATAGCAAATTAATAGAAGAATATGATGAGATAATGAAAGAATACTATAGTAAAAGATCAAGTAATCAAGTTAGGGAAAGTTGGACAACAAGTTGTGAAAAAGCCTTCTCTAAAAGTAGCAGGAATTCCACTGGAATATTCTTAAGAAGTATAGGATTTCTAAATAGATAAAGTAGAACTCCTTTAGTGAGTTCTACTTTATCTATTTTATCAGCACAGATAGGGATATTAATTGGCTTACTATCCAACTGGAAGCATAATAGGCCATGAATTGAACTCCAGTATGAATATCGAATAGATTGTGTAGTATTCCACCAAATAATCCAATGGATAAAGCAATTATTATCCCCATTATTCCTGCTTCGTAAAATGCAAGCATGAATATTAATCCCAAAAATGAACCTATTAATGCTTCATGACTGATTTTTTTTAACATTATCTCCGTCCAAACTCGGGCCTTTCGTATAGATATTGGATAGGCTAATAAAGAACCACCAATTATACCTATAAGACCAAAAACAATATAATCCCTAAAGCTTAAATAGTTATGAAGGTTGTGGATAGGCTCTATTGTGAAAACTGGTGGTGCATTGAATAAGGGGGCTGCTGGCCCTAAGGCTACAGGACTTAATGGTAGTCCAAAGGCTAATAGAGGGATTATCAAACCTCCAATGTAGGTGGCATTGCTTACTGCATCTTGTACCCCTAAAGTGGTAGTTATCTTATCATATAATTCTTTCTTCCTACCGGAAATTAATTCTCCAAACAATACGGTGGTACCTACTGGTGAAAAGGTAAACATACACGAACTTACTAGCGATGCAAGAATTACGCTTCTTCTCTGTTTCCTTGTAAAGAATCTTAATGGATTTGGATAATATCCATAATTCTCTTTAATATCGGGAGCAAGCCAAATCTCATTGGGCTTATCTTTCCTTTGTTTGCTTCTCACCTTAGGTACAAATACATTGAACAGTTCTGAAATCATGGGACCTATGGTTATGCCCATAAAGATGGATATGAATAAAGTCTTATCTACTGTTTCCACAGCTATACGCTGCAGTCCTTGTATTAAGAAAGAATATGGTATTAGTGAAATAATCGCTGCCCATTTAGCACTTGACATATAGGCTATTATAATTGCTCCTATAGTGAAGATTAGTCCAATATAGGGCTTTACAACATCTCCTAAGGGTGCGAGAAAATATGCAAATATTATTGATATCGGCAGTGCAATAAAAGAACCTATTAATGATCCAGCTGCCATCTTTCTCATTCCTATATGAGGAATTCCTAACCTTTTTGCAATTGAACTATAGTATACCATGGGGACGGCTATGGTACTACCGGGCAAGGCTGCCATGGAGGTTGGTATAGTATGGGTGATTTGCATAGCTACAATTACTCCAATGGTCCAGGAGAATAACACCAAAGGATTTAAGCCCAGTAAAACCAATACCAATGTAATCGGGACCATAGTAGCTGTTTCATCAGTACCAGGAATTATGCCTATGATTGAAAATATAAGTCCTCCTAAAAAGGCCACTACAAAGCCTTGTATTATTAATTCTATAGTCATCTATATATCCTCCCTAAATCTATATTCTGGCTTATAATTCTTTGAATCCTCTGGAATTAAAGCCAATAACCCGTACAACTTTAACCCTTCAAGTTCTTTAATAATTTGGGAATCTATATTGGATAAAGCCTCTATCTCTTCTTCCACAGTCATACCTGCTGCAGAAATAACCTCTTCTGTATTCTCTTTACTGTGCCTTACTTCTATTATTCTCTTAGGTTTAAACAGTCTGGCAGATATTATACCTGATAAAATACAGCCTAGAACCCCGAATAATAGGGAATATCCATTTACAAGGTCTAGATTAATATTATTCATATTTAGAAAGATTTTTCTTCCAATTAAAAACATACCCATAGTCAGTACTATACCTATAATACTTGCATAGACCAGCTCCTTTAAGTCTACCGTATCTCCCCAAACCTCAATATATTTCTTATCCATTCTTTTATGTTCCACTTAACTTCCTCCTTTATAAAGAAAAAATCTTGTGTTAATAAAGGTTTTCTATTAACCCTTATGATACCTTTAAGGAAAATTCTATATAAATATACCCTTTTTGATTCAAATTTATTAAATAAACCGTCTAATGGATCAATCCAATAGACGGTTTATTTTAGTAATATTCCTTTGTATCCCTAGGTAGCTCCTTTTTTTCTAATCTATATTCTACTATATCCTTTATTATGGAATAAATGAATACAAATAACGGTACACCTATTATCATTCCAACAAATCCTAATATCTTTCCTGCCACTAGAAGGGAAAAGAGGATCCAAAATGCTGAAATACCAAGGGAATCTCCTAATATTTTCGGACCTATAATATTACCATCGATCTGTTGTATTATTAATATTATGAGTAAAAACCAAAACCCCTTCACAGGTGAAACAAAAAATATTATGAAGAAGGAAGGTATGGCTCCAATAAAAGGTCCAAAAAAAGGAATTATATTAGTTATTCCAACTATAAAGGATACTAAAATAACGTAAGGCATCTTTACTATTTTCAATACTATAAAGGTCAACACCCCTATTATTAATGAATCCAATATCTTGCCGCTTAAAAATCTGCCAAATATATGATCAATTCTATTTACCAGCACCATTATTCTATTTGCATTCTTCTCTGAAAAAATGGAAAGTATCATCTTTTTGCTTAAAGCCTTAAACCTTTCCTTGTCTAATAATAGATATATGGAAATGATTATCCCCAACGCTATATTCCATATGCTGGAAATTATTGCCTTAGTTAAATAGCCAAGCTTTGGCACTAAATCAGTCGCAAATCTTAATATATATTCAACAAACTCATTCCATTTGGCGAGAATAATATCGTAGTACTCTTCCCCTATATAGAAATCATTAGTAATTTCTCCAATTTTATTGGTTATAGCTGTAAAGTAGCCAGGTATATCATTGACTAATCCCATAATAGAGGATATTAGCTGGGGCAGCACAAATTTTAAAAATAGGTAGAATAATAAAGCAACAACTAAATAGGTTAATACGATTCCTACAATCCTCTTTATCTTTCTGTGTTTCTCAGCGGTAAATATCTTGGATAATAGGACTGTTTCAAAAAATTCTAATATAAAATTGAATATATAAGCCATTACAAATCCTATTATAATTGGTTGGAATATGCTTAAATATTTGTTTACTTGAATCTTAAATAAACTTACCTCAGATACAATCAAATAAAAAATAATGCTTAATACGACTACGATAAAGGCATAAACCGCTATTGTTGTATATTTGGTATTCCAGTTTACCTTCATAAATTCACCTCTTTATCTTTATGTATCTTTTGTTTAGGTTTAGTTTATATAATTATATTAACAAAAAATCCAGATAACAACTACTATTTTATGATAATTTCAACAAAATAATAAACCCCACCTTAGGTTTCCCTAAGATGGGGTTATAATCATATCTTAAATGCCTAATACTTCCTCTACAGGTGTATATGGCATATTGAAAGCATCAGCTACAGACTTATAAACAATCTTTCCATCTAGTACATTAGCGCCTTTTCTTAATGGTTCATCATCTATTAAAGCTTGTTTCCAACCCTTATTAGCTATTTTAACTGCATAAGGTAAAGTTACGTTGGTTAGTGCAAAAGTAGATGTTCTTGGAACAGCACCAGGTATGTTGGCAACTGCATAGTGAATTACTCCATGTTTTTCAAAAATAGGATCAGCATGAGTAGTTGGATGTTCGATAGTTTCAACACAACCACCTTGATCAATGGCCACATCCACTATTACGCTGCCAGGTTCCATTTGTTTTACCATTTCCTCTGTAATCAATTTTGGCGCTTTAGCCCCAGGAATTAGAACAGCACCTACTACTAAATCTGCAGTTTTAACAGCTTGCATAATATTATAATTATTGGAATATAAGGTTTCTAATCTTCCCATAAATACTTCGCCTAGATAACGAAGCCTATTTACGTTAACATCAAGTACGGTAACTCTAGCACCCAAGCCAATGGCTCTTCTAATAGCACCAGTACCAACTACACCAGCACCAACAACAACTACATGGGCTGGAGGTACTCCTGGAACGCCATCAATTAATACACCTTTTCCGCCACGGGTCTTTTCTAAATAAATTGAGCCCTGTTGAACTGCCATACGTCCAGCAACTTCACTCATAGGGGTAAGTAATGGTAATGAACCATCTGGATTTTGTACAGTCTCATAAGCAATAGCTACAGCACCAGAATCCATTAAAGCCTTTGTCAATTCTTCTTCTGCAGCCAAATGTAAGTAAGTGAATATTATAAGGTCTTTTCTGAAGTATTTGTATTCTGATTTAAGGGGTTCTTTAACTTTTAATATCATATCCGCCTGTTCCCAAACCTTAGAAGCATCAGGCATGATTTCAGCACCTAAGGCAGCATACTCTTCATCTGTAAAACCTGAACCCATCCCTGCATTTGTTTCTACTAATACTTTATGTCCAGCTCTAACGAAAGCATCTACGCCAGCAGGTGTTAGGGCCACTCGGTTTTCCTGTTCCTTAATTTCCTTTGGAACACCAATAATCATTACTATCAGTCCTCCTTAAATAATTGTACTATCAAACTATATTCTATCATAATAAGAAAATGTTTGCATAGCCCTTAAAAATAAAATTTGTTATTTAATTAACTATATGGTTTAATTTAAGTATTTTTTATTTATATGCTGCAGAAAAGCATATTTATAAACCATTTGTCTATTATTACATATAAAAAGCATAATAAATAAGTTCACAAATTGGATAATAAACAATTATGCAGCTAGTGTAGGTAGATCAAAAAACATGCTATTCGATACATAAAATAAAGCAGATACTCCAACTAACTGTTTTCTCAAGTCTCCTAGTATATTCTTTCTGTTTCCTTCCATTAACATCTGAATAATTGAATTAAAGGTTTTATAGTATTCCTATCAGAAAAGTCTATTTTTTTCCCATAAGTAGCTAAGAATTCCTTATTTTCTAAATCCAATTCATTGGAATCCCTTTTTGAAAGCACAATTTTAAACATAGCCATCATAGTTTTATGTATAATTCCTAATTTTTTATAGTCAATTCCTCCACGAAAATGGAAAAAACTAATATTATCTCTCATTTCCTTGATTGGAAAGTTTTTCTCTATGACTGGAATAAAAACTTCCTTATTATCTGTAGAAACTAATCCTACTGTAAAGACTATTATCTTTTTATTCTTTAGAATATTATAATTTCTGGTTATTAGCGATACTCCTGCAATTCCACCGGCATACAACCCTCCTCCATAAATAATAGTAGAGTATTCTAGTAGTTTCTTAAGGTCAGCTTGAGAATGTTCATATAAATCTGCATTTAATTCTTCAACTATCCATCGAGCATACCTTTCTGTGCTGCCATATTTGGATTTATATACCACAGCTACCTTGTCCATATAATCTACCTCCTATTTTATTTGCTTAAAATATCTTCTACCATTTTAAGATTTTTTACTACTAGGAGATTTTTATTAGTATTTAATTCAGGAATAAAAAAAGGCAAGCCACATATACCTGCCTGCCCAGTTGCTAATTCCATATTACTACTTTGCTAGTATATTATCAAGCATTCCATATATAATTTTATTTTGATTTTTAAGCCCTTATAACCTCTACCTGGTATCCATCAGGGTCGGTAATAAAATAAAATCTAAGGGGCCTATCAGGTAACCCCATAATCTCTGTAATCTCATAGCCCATTTCCTTATGTCTTTTCCTAGAGGCTTCTAAATCCTCCACCCCCACTGCTATGTGACTGAAACCATTTCCGATTTCGTAAGGTTTTTCAGGATTATAGTTGTAAGTTAGTTCTATCTCATAATTACCAGTTTCATCGGTTAGATAGACTAGAGTGAATTCATCTTCAGGAAAGTCCATCCTTTTCGTTTCTCTGAATCCTAAAGCTTCCTTATAAAACTTTAGGGATTTTTCCAAATCCATTACCCTTATACATGTATGAAGTAGTTTGTATTTCATGGGATTTCACTCCTTTATTCATTTTACGATTTAATTATATCCTTAATTAGAAATATTAAACTTATATTTGCTTTTATATTATTAGGATATATTAATCACAATACAGGATAATATTAGCCCACGTTGCACCTGCACCTATCAAGTCTAAAGCCATAAATTGACTGGCTCCAGCATAAACAATCAAAGATAATAGATTTGTATCCCTAAAAGATATTGATGTATTCTTAGATAATAATCCAAAGGCCATTGCTATGGGAAAATATCCTATGACTATTGGAAGCCCTATTATTACAGCTTCTTTTATCTTATCCTTAATATTTTTATCCCTTATCATGCTTCATCGTCCTTTTCTGCTTTAATTTATAAAAATTAATAATATTTTTGAAATGATTCAACTTTATCAAATGAAAAAGCATGGCAACCATGCCACGCTTTTTCATTGATATTACTATTTTTCTCACTTTTTTTCAATAATATTCAGTTTGTAACCTCATCTACTTTTTCATAAATAAATTCTGCTACTTATTATAGAAAGATGAGTTTTACTTTTGTGGCTAATCCTTACATATTTTAAAAAATGCTTCCTCCAATTGAAAGTTTCATAAATATTAAAGGTATGTCAGAACAGCCACAAAAGCACATTCAAGTAATAATTATCCAAAACTAATCCCTTCTCTTACTTGATAAGTATGAATTTAAAGCCTGCTTTCATTCAACCTTATTTAAATCCTCTAATGCATCTAATAATTGCTGATTTAATTCAGCATACCTTGGATTTGCCCTATCTCTTATCCTTGGGATATCTACTTGGATATCTACTTCAATAGCCCCTTTATTTTTACTCATTAGAATTATTCTGTCTGCTAAATATACTGCTTCATCAACACTGTGTGTTATAAAAACTATTGTTTTTTTATGTTTCTCCCATATTCTCAATAGTTCTTTTTGTAACTGTATTCTTGTATAAGCATCTAAAGCTCCAAAGGGCTCGTCCATTAACAATACATCTGGATTATTAGCAAGTGATCTTGCTATTGCAACTCTTTGTTGCATACCTCCAGAAAGTTCATATGGTTTTGAAGTCCTAAATTTAGTTAAACCTATCATTTCCAAATATTCGTCCACTATCTTCTTCTGCTTTTCTTTGGATATGCTTTGAAATTTTAAGCCTAAAGCAATATTTTCTTCAACGCTTAACCAAGGCATAAGTGAGTAATTTTGAAATACCATGCCAATATCTTTGGTTGGTTTTTTTAGTACTCTACCTCTATAATAAATTTCTCCTTCAGTTGGTAATTCCAAACCTGCTAAAATTCTCAACAAAGTAGACTTTCCACAGCCTGAAGGTCCTACTATACATAAAAATTCATTTTCCTTAATTTCTAAATTAAGATTTTTAATTACTGTCAGTTCATTTTTTTCATTTTCATTATAAACTTTTCCAATATTATTAAGTTTAAAAACTATATTGTTCATCTCACATCACCTTACTAGCCTTTGCCATGAAAAATACTTATTCGATATATAACTATATATCCCATCAAATAATGCACCAATAACTCCAATACATATTATTCCTGCTACTATTAAATCCATTCTGGTAAGTTCATATGCATGAGAAATTAAGTAACCAAGGCCGCTCATACTACCTGGAAGCATCTCCGCAGCAACTAAACAACTCCAAGACGCTGTTAATCCAGATTTTAATCCATTAATAATATTAGGCCCTGCACCAGGCAACAATATGTGAAAAAATATATCTTTTTTTGATGCTCCTAAAACTTGAGCACTTTCTACTAATACTTCTTGAACATTGCTTACTCCAAACATTGTATTCCCCCAAATGGGGAAAAATGCACTTAAAAATATCAAAAATATCATAGATAACTTAAAGTTGTCCATAATTGCATAAGCTGGCCCATAGTCTAAGTTAAATAACGTAGCAATACTCGTTACTCCAAACCAACCTAACACCAGCGGCCTCCATGCAATTGCTGGTACTGGTTGAAATAAGCTTATAAATAGATTAAAGGCTCCTTTAACTCTCCTAGAATATCCCATTAGTAATCCCAAGGGTAGTCCAGCAATAATTGCTAAAGCATATCCAATAAAGACTCTAACTAAGCTATATAAGATATTCTTTGGAATACTTCCTATACCTATTACATCTTCATTAATATTTATAAAATGTTTAGCTACTGTTGTTACTTGAGGAATAACAGCATTATTACCAACTTTTCTAGCAAATAATTCCCAAAATATTATAAATAGAATAGGAATAAGAGTTGGCGACACAAAAGATATTACTCTTCTAATTCTATTCTCTATCATATTAATCAACCTCAACTATATAAAACTTTACTACTTTCTATGTCCTTCAAAATTATAATCAAAGTATTTGGACTAAAGCCCAAATACTTTGATTCCTATAGAATTATGCCCTATTTACCAGATATATTTTCTCTAAAAGAGAAATCAAATACCATATCTTTGATTTCATCAAAATCCTTTCCTGCAAATTCACCTGAAAATTTACCCATCTCGGTCATAGCTTCGTAATATACACGCATACCATTTATAAAATGATCAGTTATTGCTGTAGAATATGTTGTATCATTATTCCTTAGTATTTCTTCATCAAGACCTACAAATCCAGCCAATACCTCTGCTGTCTCTTCCCTATTGTTTTGAGCAAAATTATGAATATCTGTAGCAGCTTCAACCAAAGCTTGTACTACTTCTGGATGATTCCTTATTAAATCATTGTGTACATTAATAGTACAGCATGGGAAGTCAACCCATTTCCCTCCAGGCAATTCATCTAAAGTTGAAATAATTTTACCAACGCCTTGAGCTTCAGCATTTTGAGGGTAAGGAATAGGGCCTGCCCATAGCTCTACTTGTCCGGAGCTTAGTGAAGGTATTAAATTATTTAGGCCCTTTAAATCTATCATTATTACATCTGCCTCAAAATCTGAAGTATCTTCAGTTACCTTTAGACCCGCTTCTCTCAATGCATATTCTAATACAATTCTTGGACTGCTTACTGCAGAATGGTAGCCAGCTAATATTGGTTTTTCTATATTTTTTGCATACTCAATTAATTCTTCAAAAGTATCATATTCAGCATCAATATCTGCAACTACAGATACTCCTCCACTTTGAATAGGGCATAATATACTACAATCTAAACCTTGGTCAATACCAGTCATAAAAGCTGTACTAGAACTAAAAGCAACATCCAAATGCCCTTGCGACATAAGCGTTACATTTTCAGAACCACTACCACCAAGAATGAAATTCACAATTGCAATAACTTCCCCATCTTTAACCAATTCCAATTTGCTATCAGTTATTGGTCTTAAGTGTACAGGGTTATTTTTAAATAGTTCTGATGCCTCAAAAGCCATATGTGGATTTGCAGTATGTAAATCTTTCCCCCAAGCAACATTTATTTCAGGAATTTCCACATCAGCTTTATCTGCTTTATTTTCTCCAGATTCATTAGCTAATTCTACATTATCACTATCATTTGATGCTTCTTTGCTAGTACAACCTGCAGATGCACCAACTATAAGCACAGCTACTAAAAACAGCAAAAGAATTCTTTTCATGTAAATTCTCCTTTCGACTATAATTTCATTAAATAAAATTCAATGATTATTAATTGATAGTTAAATCATCTACAATATTTGACATAAAAGATGATTTTACTACATACGCTTTTTTACATCAGATAAAATTTTATCACTGTAAAATATCTATTTCCAATTGTAAATACTTATGTTTAAAAGTTTGTTATAAAATTAATTAATAGTTGAAGATAGTAATTGTTGGAAACATTATTTTATCAAATAAAAGAAGCATGGAAATTAACCATGCTTTTTTATTATCTAGTCATTACCCATACAGAACCATCTGGCATCCTTCGCAAATATCCAGGCATTCTTTCAAGGATTTCTCCGGTTTCAGCATCCCTAATGATTATTTCTTCACGATAATGTGGGTCTTCTATCCATTTTGATGTGTATATTTTCCCATCATTTTGGAAGTTTAAGAACTCATTTTCTTCAAATTGAATATGCTTTTCTTTGGGCCATAA is a window of Tepidimicrobium xylanilyticum DNA encoding:
- the nfsA gene encoding oxygen-insensitive NADPH nitroreductase, which translates into the protein MKLCKNFAKELITISNTTIELLKNHVSIRKFKDKDIDKNMIDTIIECAQMAPTSNNLQTYTIIEVRDKKKKEDLSKIAGNQPWVAEAPVVLLFCADLHRSKKYIQVDDPGIFSNAELYTVAVMDTALATQKALIAAQSLGLGGVIVGGIRNDMKAVHDMFKLPNLVAPLFLLCLGYPDQSPELKPRLPKDIIHKIDYYDEHKDSKLIEEYDEIMKEYYSKRSSNQVRESWTTSCEKAFSKSSRNSTGIFLRSIGFLNR
- a CDS encoding tripartite tricarboxylate transporter permease; translation: MTIELIIQGFVVAFLGGLIFSIIGIIPGTDETATMVPITLVLVLLGLNPLVLFSWTIGVIVAMQITHTIPTSMAALPGSTIAVPMVYYSSIAKRLGIPHIGMRKMAAGSLIGSFIALPISIIFAYFLAPLGDVVKPYIGLIFTIGAIIIAYMSSAKWAAIISLIPYSFLIQGLQRIAVETVDKTLFISIFMGITIGPMISELFNVFVPKVRSKQRKDKPNEIWLAPDIKENYGYYPNPLRFFTRKQRRSVILASLVSSCMFTFSPVGTTVLFGELISGRKKELYDKITTTLGVQDAVSNATYIGGLIIPLLAFGLPLSPVALGPAAPLFNAPPVFTIEPIHNLHNYLSFRDYIVFGLIGIIGGSLLAYPISIRKARVWTEIMLKKISHEALIGSFLGLIFMLAFYEAGIMGIIIALSIGLFGGILHNLFDIHTGVQFMAYYASSWIVSQLISLSVLIK
- a CDS encoding AI-2E family transporter, with translation MKVNWNTKYTTIAVYAFIVVVLSIIFYLIVSEVSLFKIQVNKYLSIFQPIIIGFVMAYIFNFILEFFETVLLSKIFTAEKHRKIKRIVGIVLTYLVVALLFYLFLKFVLPQLISSIMGLVNDIPGYFTAITNKIGEITNDFYIGEEYYDIILAKWNEFVEYILRFATDLVPKLGYLTKAIISSIWNIALGIIISIYLLLDKERFKALSKKMILSIFSEKNANRIMVLVNRIDHIFGRFLSGKILDSLIIGVLTFIVLKIVKMPYVILVSFIVGITNIIPFFGPFIGAIPSFFIIFFVSPVKGFWFLLIILIIQQIDGNIIGPKILGDSLGISAFWILFSLLVAGKILGFVGMIIGVPLFVFIYSIIKDIVEYRLEKKELPRDTKEYY
- the ald gene encoding alanine dehydrogenase codes for the protein MIIGVPKEIKEQENRVALTPAGVDAFVRAGHKVLVETNAGMGSGFTDEEYAALGAEIMPDASKVWEQADMILKVKEPLKSEYKYFRKDLIIFTYLHLAAEEELTKALMDSGAVAIAYETVQNPDGSLPLLTPMSEVAGRMAVQQGSIYLEKTRGGKGVLIDGVPGVPPAHVVVVGAGVVGTGAIRRAIGLGARVTVLDVNVNRLRYLGEVFMGRLETLYSNNYNIMQAVKTADLVVGAVLIPGAKAPKLITEEMVKQMEPGSVIVDVAIDQGGCVETIEHPTTHADPIFEKHGVIHYAVANIPGAVPRTSTFALTNVTLPYAVKIANKGWKQALIDDEPLRKGANVLDGKIVYKSVADAFNMPYTPVEEVLGI
- a CDS encoding flavodoxin domain-containing protein — its product is MDKVAVVYKSKYGSTERYARWIVEELNADLYEHSQADLKKLLEYSTIIYGGGLYAGGIAGVSLITRNYNILKNKKIIVFTVGLVSTDNKEVFIPVIEKNFPIKEMRDNISFFHFRGGIDYKKLGIIHKTMMAMFKIVLSKRDSNELDLENKEFLATYGKKIDFSDRNTIKPLIQLFRC
- the gloA gene encoding lactoylglutathione lyase — encoded protein: MKYKLLHTCIRVMDLEKSLKFYKEALGFRETKRMDFPEDEFTLVYLTDETGNYEIELTYNYNPEKPYEIGNGFSHIAVGVEDLEASRKRHKEMGYEITEIMGLPDRPLRFYFITDPDGYQVEVIRA
- a CDS encoding AzlC family ABC transporter permease: MIRDKNIKDKIKEAVIIGLPIVIGYFPIAMAFGLLSKNTSISFRDTNLLSLIVYAGASQFMALDLIGAGATWANIILYCD
- a CDS encoding ABC transporter ATP-binding protein; this encodes MNNIVFKLNNIGKVYNENEKNELTVIKNLNLEIKENEFLCIVGPSGCGKSTLLRILAGLELPTEGEIYYRGRVLKKPTKDIGMVFQNYSLMPWLSVEENIALGLKFQSISKEKQKKIVDEYLEMIGLTKFRTSKPYELSGGMQQRVAIARSLANNPDVLLMDEPFGALDAYTRIQLQKELLRIWEKHKKTIVFITHSVDEAVYLADRIILMSKNKGAIEVDIQVDIPRIRDRANPRYAELNQQLLDALEDLNKVE
- a CDS encoding ABC transporter permease; translated protein: MIENRIRRVISFVSPTLIPILFIIFWELFARKVGNNAVIPQVTTVAKHFININEDVIGIGSIPKNILYSLVRVFIGYALAIIAGLPLGLLMGYSRRVKGAFNLFISLFQPVPAIAWRPLVLGWFGVTSIATLFNLDYGPAYAIMDNFKLSMIFLIFLSAFFPIWGNTMFGVSNVQEVLVESAQVLGASKKDIFFHILLPGAGPNIINGLKSGLTASWSCLVAAEMLPGSMSGLGYLISHAYELTRMDLIVAGIICIGVIGALFDGIYSYISNKYFSWQRLVR
- a CDS encoding ABC transporter substrate-binding protein; translation: MKRILLLFLVAVLIVGASAGCTSKEASNDSDNVELANESGENKADKADVEIPEINVAWGKDLHTANPHMAFEASELFKNNPVHLRPITDSKLELVKDGEVIAIVNFILGGSGSENVTLMSQGHLDVAFSSSTAFMTGIDQGLDCSILCPIQSGGVSVVADIDAEYDTFEELIEYAKNIEKPILAGYHSAVSSPRIVLEYALREAGLKVTEDTSDFEADVIMIDLKGLNNLIPSLSSGQVELWAGPIPYPQNAEAQGVGKIISTLDELPGGKWVDFPCCTINVHNDLIRNHPEVVQALVEAATDIHNFAQNNREETAEVLAGFVGLDEEILRNNDTTYSTAITDHFINGMRVYYEAMTEMGKFSGEFAGKDFDEIKDMVFDFSFRENISGK